A genomic region of Longimicrobium sp. contains the following coding sequences:
- a CDS encoding GGDEF domain-containing protein codes for MEKVAAPATHAPRRARGTYLSTLLSLVPDPIDAWTTMDQDRRQKQHGLALATSGLALALAVIAMLDVMEYAHIATVEWALLVAVAGVVLGSVWVLLARGGRLWRGWDPHFVLVPSLATALLLSAMVRTAPEVRMLVLVVWPVVLIFCAGYIGFRAAALLSALMTAGYLGAVVWAGLPGTRLGVEALVGGVFLVTSLYACVVLSRIRKQRLELAAARAELSRLALTDSLTGLANRRHFDHVVAAETSRRERHGGALSLAILDVDHFKHYNDRFGHPAGDTALQEFARMLREHVRVHDTVARVGGEEFAVVMVGADADTACAVAERLRRFVALHRFAGGAHLSVSIGVATAPDDGSDASELVRSADRALYLAKAAGRDTVVAAAEDGSAALASRPG; via the coding sequence GACCAGGACCGCCGCCAGAAGCAGCACGGCCTTGCCCTCGCCACCAGCGGCCTGGCGCTGGCGCTGGCGGTGATCGCCATGCTCGACGTCATGGAATACGCCCACATCGCGACGGTGGAGTGGGCGCTGCTGGTGGCCGTGGCGGGCGTGGTGCTGGGGTCGGTGTGGGTGCTCCTGGCTCGCGGCGGGCGGCTGTGGCGCGGGTGGGACCCCCACTTCGTGCTGGTTCCCTCGCTGGCCACCGCGCTGCTGCTGAGCGCCATGGTGCGCACGGCGCCCGAGGTGCGGATGCTGGTGCTGGTGGTGTGGCCGGTGGTGCTGATCTTTTGCGCCGGGTACATCGGCTTTCGCGCGGCCGCGCTGCTCAGCGCGCTGATGACGGCCGGCTACCTGGGCGCGGTGGTGTGGGCGGGGCTTCCCGGCACGCGGCTGGGGGTGGAGGCGCTGGTGGGCGGCGTGTTCCTGGTGACGTCGCTGTACGCCTGCGTGGTGCTGTCGCGCATCCGCAAACAGCGGCTGGAGCTGGCGGCGGCGCGCGCCGAGCTGTCGCGGCTGGCGCTGACCGACTCGCTGACGGGGCTGGCCAACCGGCGCCACTTCGACCACGTGGTGGCCGCCGAAACGTCGCGGCGCGAGCGGCACGGCGGCGCGCTGAGCCTGGCCATCCTGGACGTGGACCACTTCAAGCACTACAACGACCGCTTCGGCCACCCGGCGGGCGACACGGCGCTGCAGGAGTTCGCCCGCATGCTGCGCGAGCACGTGCGCGTGCACGACACCGTGGCGAGGGTGGGGGGCGAGGAGTTCGCGGTGGTGATGGTGGGCGCCGACGCCGACACGGCCTGCGCCGTGGCCGAGCGGCTGCGCCGGTTCGTGGCACTGCACCGCTTCGCGGGCGGGGCGCACCTGTCCGTAAGCATCGGCGTAGCCACCGCGCCCGACGACGGCTCCGACGCGTCGGAGCTGGTGCGCTCCGCCGACCGCGCGCTGTACCTGGCCAAGGCCGCCGGCCGCGATACCGTGGTGGCCGCAGCCGAGGACGGATCCGCGGCGCTCGCCTCGCGCCCGGGCTGA